A section of the Ornithinimicrobium sufpigmenti genome encodes:
- a CDS encoding GntR family transcriptional regulator, with protein MTAQEIPEYAEVHDAAERAYRAVLSMIVTGEVAEGSWLRETTLAEQIGVSRTPVRQALNRLAAEGAVELKPHRGAQVVSISPEEVDSLYDLRAQFEPLATKLAVPRMQPEHLEELADLAEQMEALVAEPQTDAQEMTRLNNAFHAVFIREASNRHLAMAIQAVTRPVYVARTFQTYSRHGLVRSMRHHAELIDAARHGDGDWAEAVMRAHILSARHASA; from the coding sequence ATGACCGCGCAGGAGATCCCGGAGTATGCCGAGGTGCACGACGCGGCGGAGCGCGCCTACCGCGCCGTGCTGTCGATGATCGTCACCGGTGAGGTGGCCGAGGGCTCCTGGCTGCGCGAGACGACGCTCGCCGAGCAGATCGGGGTCAGCCGCACGCCGGTGCGGCAGGCGCTGAACCGGCTGGCCGCCGAGGGAGCCGTCGAGCTCAAGCCGCACCGGGGCGCCCAGGTCGTCTCCATCAGCCCGGAGGAGGTCGACTCCCTCTACGACCTGCGGGCGCAGTTCGAGCCGCTGGCGACCAAGCTGGCCGTGCCGCGGATGCAGCCCGAGCACCTGGAGGAGCTGGCCGACCTCGCCGAGCAGATGGAGGCGCTGGTCGCCGAGCCGCAGACGGACGCCCAGGAGATGACGCGGCTCAACAACGCCTTCCACGCCGTCTTCATCCGGGAGGCGAGCAACCGGCACCTGGCGATGGCGATCCAGGCGGTCACCCGGCCGGTCTACGTCGCCCGCACCTTCCAGACCTACAGCCGCCACGGCCTGGTGCGCAGCATGCGCCACCACGCCGAGCTCATCGACGCCGCCCGCCACGGCGACGGCGACTGGGCCGAGGCGGTCATGCGCGCCCACATCCTGTCCGCCCGCCACGCCTCGGCGTGA
- the wecC gene encoding UDP-N-acetyl-D-mannosamine dehydrogenase, producing MSERVAVIGLGYIGLPTAAILASHGHEVIGVDVNPKHVDAVNRGEVPFVEPDLGTHVAGAVSQGHLRAQADTPDADIYIIAVPTPFKDGNQADLSYIEAATDGIIPHLQGGELIILESTSPPGATQHLADRITAARPELTTNDAESDTNVDVAHCPERVLPGRVMVELVANDRIVGGLTPRAATRAKELYASFCRAEIHLTDAVTAEMAKLTENSFRDVNIAFANELSIIAERLGIDVFELIELANKHPRVNILQPGPGVGGHCIAVDPWFIVSAVPEEAQLIRTAREVNDSKPEYVISQVIGHLDGKDAPVIAALGLAFKPDIDDMRESPALEITRDLAQRLPGATVLAVEPNVEELPARLADFENVQLVGLTEALDRADVVAMLVDHREFKDFQGASELSAPVVDTRGVWR from the coding sequence ATGTCTGAGCGCGTTGCAGTGATCGGCCTGGGGTATATCGGACTGCCGACGGCAGCGATCCTCGCCAGCCACGGGCACGAGGTGATCGGGGTGGACGTCAACCCCAAGCACGTGGACGCCGTCAACAGGGGTGAAGTGCCCTTCGTCGAGCCTGACCTGGGCACCCATGTCGCGGGCGCCGTGAGCCAAGGACATCTCAGGGCTCAGGCCGACACACCCGACGCTGACATTTACATCATTGCGGTGCCGACGCCGTTCAAGGACGGGAACCAGGCTGACCTGTCCTACATCGAGGCGGCGACCGACGGCATCATTCCGCATCTGCAGGGCGGCGAGCTCATCATCCTGGAGTCCACCTCCCCGCCCGGCGCGACGCAGCACCTGGCCGACCGGATCACCGCCGCCCGGCCCGAGCTGACGACCAACGACGCCGAATCCGACACCAACGTGGACGTGGCCCACTGCCCTGAGCGCGTCCTGCCGGGGCGGGTGATGGTCGAGCTGGTGGCCAACGACCGGATCGTGGGGGGACTGACGCCACGGGCCGCCACCCGTGCCAAGGAGCTCTACGCGTCGTTCTGCCGGGCCGAGATCCATCTCACTGACGCGGTGACCGCCGAGATGGCAAAGCTCACAGAAAACTCGTTCCGCGACGTGAACATCGCCTTCGCCAACGAGTTGTCCATCATCGCCGAGCGGCTCGGGATCGACGTCTTCGAACTCATCGAGCTGGCCAACAAGCACCCTCGGGTCAACATCTTGCAGCCGGGCCCTGGCGTCGGGGGTCACTGCATCGCCGTCGACCCGTGGTTCATCGTGTCCGCTGTGCCCGAGGAAGCTCAACTGATTCGCACCGCTCGCGAGGTGAACGACTCCAAGCCTGAGTACGTCATCAGCCAGGTCATCGGTCACCTCGACGGCAAGGATGCGCCCGTCATCGCGGCGCTGGGATTGGCCTTCAAGCCCGACATCGACGACATGCGGGAGTCGCCGGCGCTGGAGATCACCCGCGACCTTGCGCAGCGCCTGCCGGGCGCGACAGTCCTCGCGGTGGAGCCGAACGTGGAGGAGCTGCCCGCGCGGTTGGCAGACTTCGAGAACGTTCAGCTCGTCGGCCTGACGGAGGCGCTGGACCGTGCCGACGTCGTCGCCATGCTCGTCGACCACCGAGAGTTCAAAGACTTCCAGGGCGCCAGCGAGCTCTCCGCGCCGGTGGTCGACACCCGTGGCGTCTGGCGCTGA
- a CDS encoding glycosyltransferase family protein yields MSLNGLRTELWHLRRGGVQQWRRYRARRRIPALGQGGAVATRPGQARGQLTEAPDIPEWTLPERPPRRGLKVGIIADEFTELALRYEWDQVPLGRETWREQIADKPVELLFVESAWNGNGGSWKYALTGSKAPWPELRELVAHCREHGIPTVFWNKEDPVHFEDFLSTAALFDYVLTTEGEKVPEYVARLGHDRVFVMPFAAASWIHNPVRLRAGANRDIAFGGMYYQHRFPARRAQMDLLLGAAMDVSHRMERGLEIFSRFLDTDERYQFPKRFADRVVGELSYRQMLTAYRDFKVFLNVSSVPESTTMCPRRIFEISACATPVVSTPTPAIDAFFGRDEMVTVLEPQEAQWALRALVRNDQWRQRMAHKAARRVLSEHTYRHRVDEVLDLVDLGKHRTSDPTVSVVVSTNRPHQVDHVLQQVAAQQDVTPQLVLVSHGFTLPHWVKGRARELGLTDVVTHEVDAALTLGECLNAGIARASGDVVAKFDDDDLYGPYYLADQLRALDYSGADVVGKQAHHLLLNGPGVLMVRFPEREHRFTDMVMGPTLMMRRELAVRMPFAARTRGEDTHFLRRVLLAGGRVYSSDRYNFIQVRNDEGHTWEATDVELLANGDVVAYGAGARHVFV; encoded by the coding sequence ATGTCCCTCAACGGCCTGCGGACCGAGCTCTGGCACCTGCGCAGGGGAGGGGTCCAGCAATGGCGGCGTTACCGAGCCCGTCGCCGCATCCCTGCTCTGGGGCAGGGGGGTGCGGTCGCCACTCGTCCTGGGCAGGCCCGAGGTCAGCTGACCGAGGCTCCGGACATCCCCGAGTGGACGCTCCCGGAGCGGCCTCCGCGGCGAGGCCTCAAGGTCGGGATCATCGCTGACGAGTTCACCGAGCTGGCTCTGCGCTACGAGTGGGACCAGGTGCCCCTGGGGCGGGAGACCTGGCGTGAACAGATCGCGGACAAGCCGGTCGAGCTGCTCTTCGTCGAGTCTGCGTGGAACGGCAACGGTGGTTCGTGGAAGTACGCCCTCACCGGGTCCAAAGCCCCGTGGCCGGAGCTGCGAGAGCTGGTCGCCCACTGTCGTGAGCACGGCATACCGACCGTCTTCTGGAACAAGGAGGACCCAGTCCACTTCGAGGACTTCCTCAGCACCGCCGCACTCTTCGACTACGTGCTCACGACCGAGGGGGAGAAGGTCCCGGAGTATGTCGCGCGACTGGGGCACGACCGGGTCTTCGTCATGCCCTTCGCCGCGGCGTCGTGGATCCACAACCCCGTCCGCCTGCGCGCCGGGGCGAACCGGGACATCGCCTTCGGCGGGATGTATTACCAGCACAGGTTCCCGGCCCGGCGGGCGCAGATGGACCTGCTGCTGGGAGCGGCGATGGACGTCTCCCACCGGATGGAACGTGGCCTGGAGATTTTCTCCCGGTTCCTCGACACCGATGAGCGGTACCAGTTCCCGAAGCGGTTCGCGGACCGCGTCGTCGGTGAGCTGAGCTACCGGCAGATGCTGACCGCATACCGCGATTTCAAGGTTTTTCTCAACGTCAGCTCGGTGCCCGAGTCGACCACCATGTGCCCGCGGCGCATCTTCGAGATAAGCGCCTGCGCCACCCCCGTCGTGTCCACGCCGACCCCCGCCATCGACGCCTTCTTCGGCCGGGACGAGATGGTGACGGTCCTTGAGCCGCAGGAGGCGCAGTGGGCATTGCGCGCGCTGGTCCGCAACGACCAGTGGCGCCAGAGGATGGCGCACAAGGCGGCCCGGAGAGTGCTATCGGAGCACACCTACCGTCATCGCGTCGACGAGGTGCTGGACCTCGTAGACCTCGGCAAGCACCGGACCTCCGACCCGACCGTGAGCGTGGTGGTCTCCACCAACCGGCCGCACCAGGTGGACCACGTGCTGCAGCAGGTGGCGGCGCAGCAGGATGTGACCCCTCAGCTGGTGCTCGTCAGTCACGGCTTCACCCTGCCGCACTGGGTGAAAGGGCGCGCTCGCGAGCTGGGCCTGACCGACGTCGTGACGCACGAGGTCGACGCGGCGCTGACCCTGGGGGAGTGCCTCAACGCTGGGATCGCACGTGCCAGTGGCGACGTGGTCGCCAAGTTCGACGACGACGACCTCTACGGCCCGTATTACCTTGCCGACCAGCTCCGTGCCCTGGACTACAGCGGGGCAGACGTCGTCGGCAAACAGGCACATCACCTGCTCCTGAACGGGCCGGGCGTGCTGATGGTGCGTTTCCCGGAGAGGGAGCACCGGTTCACCGACATGGTCATGGGTCCGACCCTGATGATGCGTCGCGAGCTCGCGGTCCGTATGCCGTTCGCCGCCCGCACCCGCGGGGAGGACACACACTTCCTGCGGCGCGTGCTCCTCGCCGGCGGCCGGGTCTACTCGTCCGACCGGTACAACTTTATCCAGGTCCGCAACGACGAGGGGCACACCTGGGAGGCCACAGATGTCGAGCTGCTGGCCAACGGGGATGTCGTCGCCTACGGGGCGGGTGCGAGGCACGTCTTCGTGTGA
- a CDS encoding DUF6270 domain-containing protein codes for MIRTFIYGSCVSRDTFERLPSDRFELVQYVARQSLISAMAPPSAHPVPQIDTSSPFQRRMLEGDWNSSLMPLLREQADSIDLLLWDLCDERLGLRQLDLAAPSRGYAMATRSVDGIRAGVDAQLEHAPLISFGSRKHRLLFLRALRTFADQLRGLGLLSKTVLLAPAWATHTRAGTPTPSSFGLRPDRANRLYDDYHAAVRHTLDPTVISLTVAEVAADPDHPWGIAPFHYTEEVYENLTGAIASHAEPRISASPRRVEPGGDAQEDSQATNPTNVEALSTRILGQVPAGTHSRIVFHDGTKRLRVPVARDPISEVLRTEAPLLKYKIQTFDGHGWVDSTPYVRVQQLLRAGSLRKIRRLEDFKKMNNQEVARHISSSQADHFLVHSARRLTVGGHVSRQRPQLESLHAFFTAHRAALTTPEAQYVAGLVKYLLACAPHLDAAIANGEPSECLSALTKAPTPDSAAEDVAHQLLIAKLWSLADRETAAHHFAALLPSGRSLITKFYIDTGATTYYDAAQLESSSTPSHQFSNPALEVIAGHADAQEPLAIGMSLDPGFFRIYGPQILFQAHQMPELRFNLILCASPIEAQEVVADSETFRDGMVTMTGLKAVSNVTIWNTPVPDVPGDPKAFFASARFLAAPTLLERHKQVYLLDADLFFTQDPVPYMTKNRRTPVASSSASTGVTALSPWRRYTAGNVLLQQSPAAAPILTDIRNYLARGMQEPDNWMLDQNALAFAVERHQPSWSGLSTRPAMQAPIRSVWERNYRSDRSHRFT; via the coding sequence GTGATCCGCACCTTTATCTACGGCAGCTGCGTCTCTCGGGACACCTTCGAGCGGCTGCCCTCTGACCGGTTCGAGCTGGTCCAATACGTGGCCCGGCAGTCATTGATCAGCGCCATGGCGCCCCCCAGTGCCCACCCGGTCCCGCAGATCGACACGTCTTCCCCCTTCCAACGCAGGATGCTCGAAGGCGACTGGAACAGCTCACTGATGCCGCTCCTGCGCGAACAGGCCGACTCCATTGATCTCCTGCTGTGGGACCTCTGCGACGAACGCCTCGGCCTCCGCCAGCTTGACTTAGCCGCTCCCTCGCGGGGGTACGCCATGGCCACGCGATCGGTGGACGGCATCCGGGCGGGGGTGGACGCGCAGTTAGAGCACGCGCCGCTGATCAGCTTCGGGTCGCGCAAGCACCGGCTTCTGTTTCTACGTGCTCTGCGTACATTCGCCGACCAATTGCGGGGACTGGGTCTCCTGTCCAAGACCGTCCTCCTCGCCCCTGCGTGGGCGACCCACACCCGGGCCGGCACGCCGACACCTTCTTCTTTCGGACTCCGGCCAGATCGAGCCAACCGACTTTATGACGACTACCACGCCGCTGTGCGCCACACGCTAGACCCAACTGTCATCAGCCTCACCGTCGCCGAAGTCGCCGCCGATCCAGACCACCCCTGGGGTATAGCACCGTTCCACTACACGGAAGAGGTGTACGAGAACCTCACCGGGGCCATTGCCTCCCATGCGGAACCTCGGATCAGTGCTTCGCCGCGCCGTGTGGAGCCGGGCGGCGATGCCCAGGAGGACAGTCAAGCGACCAACCCCACTAACGTCGAGGCCCTAAGCACCCGTATTTTGGGCCAAGTCCCAGCTGGAACTCACTCACGGATCGTCTTTCACGACGGCACAAAACGTCTCAGAGTACCTGTCGCGCGAGACCCCATCTCGGAAGTCCTCAGGACAGAAGCCCCTTTGCTCAAGTACAAAATACAAACATTCGATGGCCATGGCTGGGTTGACTCAACGCCCTACGTCCGGGTACAACAACTCTTAAGGGCAGGGAGCCTACGAAAAATCCGCAGGCTTGAAGACTTCAAAAAAATGAACAACCAGGAGGTGGCGCGGCATATCTCGTCCTCTCAAGCGGATCACTTCCTAGTGCACAGCGCGCGCCGCTTGACCGTCGGCGGTCACGTCTCACGCCAGCGCCCCCAACTAGAGTCGTTGCACGCCTTTTTCACGGCACATAGAGCTGCTCTCACCACACCTGAGGCGCAGTACGTTGCCGGGCTAGTAAAGTATCTGCTCGCCTGTGCACCCCACTTGGATGCAGCCATCGCGAATGGGGAGCCCAGCGAGTGCTTGAGCGCTTTGACCAAGGCCCCGACACCCGACAGTGCTGCCGAGGACGTCGCCCACCAACTCCTGATCGCCAAGCTGTGGAGTCTCGCTGACAGGGAGACTGCCGCGCACCATTTCGCGGCTCTTCTGCCCTCTGGGCGCTCACTTATCACGAAATTCTACATCGACACCGGCGCAACAACCTACTATGACGCTGCTCAGCTCGAATCGAGTTCCACACCCTCTCATCAGTTCTCCAATCCAGCCCTCGAGGTTATTGCGGGACACGCTGATGCTCAAGAACCTCTGGCAATCGGCATGTCGCTAGATCCGGGATTTTTTCGCATATACGGACCGCAAATATTGTTCCAAGCCCATCAGATGCCGGAGCTGCGCTTCAATTTAATACTGTGCGCCTCCCCGATCGAGGCTCAAGAGGTCGTTGCCGATAGCGAGACCTTCAGAGACGGCATGGTAACAATGACGGGGTTGAAAGCAGTCTCCAACGTGACAATCTGGAATACACCCGTCCCCGATGTCCCGGGCGATCCTAAAGCATTCTTTGCCAGTGCCCGCTTCTTGGCTGCCCCCACGCTCCTTGAGCGCCACAAGCAAGTGTATCTGTTAGACGCCGACCTGTTCTTCACGCAAGATCCTGTCCCGTACATGACGAAGAATCGGCGCACCCCAGTTGCCTCGAGCTCCGCCTCCACGGGGGTCACGGCCTTATCTCCGTGGAGACGGTACACGGCAGGCAACGTCCTCCTGCAGCAATCTCCAGCCGCAGCACCCATTCTCACGGACATTCGCAACTACCTCGCGAGGGGCATGCAGGAGCCTGACAACTGGATGCTGGACCAGAATGCTTTAGCCTTTGCAGTCGAGCGTCATCAGCCCAGCTGGAGCGGCCTCAGCACGAGACCTGCCATGCAGGCGCCTATTCGATCCGTCTGGGAGCGCAACTATAGATCCGACCGATCGCACCGATTCACATGA
- a CDS encoding glycosyltransferase family 4 protein: MLRRARLEHGPDSWLCFAYGTRAMQLGQGWAAREALHDAVDLDPTNLDALEFFLEAEDKHPAAKGSVTAALTHLAERLPARPGVDADALAFLLPAMKRVNALRRGVQALQASDDAVARLASRMALADPAQWESLTAGVPSETVAQARLSLALGRGAYAETYDLMADMDPEELPVRALRIAIRRELRRGRDKPAIKLLKRYRKARPADAWSRAKLAELSTERPLSHYQLATKGFPFRKARKEAAYEAVPHRALYCLHNSLPHHSAGYATRTHGLLRGIRAEGWDIHGVTRLGYPYDMPGHQSLGQIEPQIEVDGVPYHRLSTTPGIEKKNPIQPYVERYSAALRALAEEQRPFVLHAASNHWNGLAVVQAARQLGIPSVYEVRGLWEVTRGSRDPEWMGGGMYRYMARMEADAAKYATRVIAITGALKEELVRRGVDEDKITIVPNGVETARFGPRPRNEELAARLGVAGKTVVGYVGSILDYEGLGLLIDAAATLRAERDDVAFLLVGDGAELPEFRERVEEEHLGDTVIFTGRVPHHEVEDYYSVIDICPFPRLPLPVCEMVSPLKPFEAMAMAKAVIASDVAALAEIVMDGHNGLLHAKGDADSLTAAIRQLADDPDRRRRLGSSAMDWVRGERDWDHLSQRVSTLYGELGGTRPTELPHAAE, from the coding sequence GTGCTCCGCCGTGCCCGGTTGGAGCACGGGCCGGACTCCTGGCTCTGCTTCGCCTACGGGACGCGCGCGATGCAGCTGGGCCAGGGGTGGGCCGCCCGCGAAGCGTTGCACGACGCCGTGGACCTCGACCCGACGAACCTGGACGCACTCGAGTTCTTCCTCGAGGCCGAGGACAAGCATCCCGCGGCCAAGGGATCGGTGACGGCGGCATTGACCCACCTGGCAGAGAGACTGCCGGCCCGGCCCGGTGTGGACGCCGACGCACTGGCGTTCCTTCTTCCGGCCATGAAACGGGTCAACGCGCTGCGTCGGGGAGTGCAGGCGCTGCAGGCCAGCGACGACGCCGTGGCGCGCCTGGCCAGCCGGATGGCTCTTGCGGACCCCGCCCAGTGGGAGAGCCTGACCGCGGGTGTACCGAGCGAGACGGTGGCCCAGGCAAGGCTCTCGCTTGCCCTGGGCCGGGGCGCGTACGCCGAGACCTACGACCTCATGGCCGACATGGACCCTGAGGAGTTGCCCGTCCGGGCCCTGCGCATCGCCATCCGTCGAGAGCTCCGTCGCGGCCGGGACAAGCCCGCGATCAAACTTCTCAAGCGCTACCGCAAGGCGCGTCCGGCGGACGCCTGGTCACGGGCCAAGCTTGCGGAGCTGTCCACCGAGCGGCCGCTGTCGCACTACCAGCTCGCGACGAAGGGCTTCCCCTTCCGCAAGGCGCGCAAGGAGGCCGCTTACGAAGCGGTCCCGCATCGCGCCTTGTACTGCCTGCACAATTCACTGCCCCACCACTCAGCCGGTTACGCCACCCGGACCCACGGCCTGCTGCGCGGCATACGCGCGGAGGGGTGGGACATCCACGGGGTGACGCGGCTGGGCTACCCCTACGACATGCCCGGGCACCAGTCCCTGGGGCAGATCGAGCCCCAGATCGAGGTCGACGGGGTCCCGTACCACCGGCTCAGCACCACCCCCGGGATCGAGAAGAAGAACCCCATCCAGCCCTACGTGGAGCGCTACTCCGCGGCGCTGCGCGCGCTGGCCGAGGAACAGCGGCCGTTCGTCCTGCACGCCGCCTCGAACCACTGGAACGGACTCGCCGTCGTGCAAGCGGCGCGCCAGCTCGGCATCCCGAGCGTGTATGAGGTGCGCGGCCTGTGGGAGGTCACCCGAGGCTCCCGAGACCCAGAGTGGATGGGTGGCGGCATGTACCGGTACATGGCACGGATGGAGGCCGACGCCGCCAAGTACGCCACCCGAGTCATCGCGATCACCGGGGCGCTGAAGGAGGAGCTGGTCCGCCGTGGGGTGGACGAGGACAAGATCACCATCGTGCCCAACGGCGTCGAGACGGCACGTTTCGGACCGCGCCCCCGCAACGAAGAACTCGCGGCCCGGCTGGGCGTCGCGGGCAAGACCGTGGTGGGTTACGTCGGCTCGATCCTCGACTACGAAGGCCTTGGTCTGCTGATTGACGCAGCCGCCACCCTGCGGGCGGAGCGGGACGATGTCGCCTTCCTGCTGGTCGGAGACGGTGCAGAACTGCCGGAGTTCCGCGAGCGGGTCGAGGAAGAGCACCTCGGGGACACGGTGATCTTCACAGGGCGAGTGCCGCACCACGAGGTCGAGGACTACTACTCGGTCATCGACATCTGCCCCTTTCCTCGCCTCCCGCTGCCCGTGTGCGAGATGGTGTCCCCGCTCAAGCCCTTCGAGGCCATGGCGATGGCCAAGGCGGTCATCGCGTCAGACGTGGCGGCACTCGCCGAGATCGTGATGGACGGCCACAACGGTCTGCTGCATGCGAAGGGAGACGCCGACTCACTGACAGCCGCAATCAGGCAACTGGCAGATGACCCGGACAGACGGCGACGCCTAGGCTCATCGGCGATGGATTGGGTCCGCGGCGAAAGGGATTGGGACCACCTGTCCCAACGCGTCTCGACACTCTATGGCGAACTGGGTGGTACACGTCCCACGGAGTTGCCCCATGCTGCCGAGTGA
- a CDS encoding heparinase II/III domain-containing protein: MLPSELDHGVAERQAVTAQQRRPKNAEEEFLRLTQGRLRMPPHPEWQTDDLFDWTADPFKDRNWQFQHHTLRWLDAPRYLAQQGDQAARNFWVNAVRSWSSSNLPPESATSPWAWKDMADGTRAIVLALGVGIVPDDETWFVPALQAHRDYLLDEKNIVKKNHAMHQLTGLLVVSAALRDDHAATVARDRLAKLFESVFDTEGTNDEGSLGYHQLNLTWWTTVWKRVSAEGLTVPEDAQVRLRRAAETLAQLAQPDGHLPQIGDTKRDVPLGAFGPPTEWVRSRGQRGSRPSAIAKVFRRGYISSRSGWDWPRGVDHSHMLVRFGPDYQSHSHQDRGSVHLYTQGRPWLVDSGFLNYQSSDPFRRFTLSRDAHNLAFVEGLQVDPRSHVELLRSHITAQAHDFLLWDKGYDGLKLTRRVTYFVDPDFWVVYDHADSQSAVHLGHRWLVDVGLRVRLHDRGYVLRDRRASAYMHWLGRTRPKLTLHRASPDSHEGWIATKWNHKEPGSMITANVTARSPRLVMLFAGTYSGPLSIVHSDVTSDGRVEVEAARGSKRWLVQISDPDIAVTQLHRDE, translated from the coding sequence ATGCTGCCGAGTGAGCTCGATCATGGTGTAGCCGAGAGACAGGCCGTGACGGCTCAGCAGCGGCGGCCCAAGAACGCCGAGGAAGAGTTTTTACGGTTGACACAGGGCAGACTGCGCATGCCACCTCACCCTGAGTGGCAAACCGACGATCTCTTCGACTGGACCGCGGATCCCTTCAAGGACCGCAATTGGCAGTTCCAGCACCACACCCTCCGTTGGCTTGATGCGCCACGGTATCTCGCACAACAAGGGGACCAGGCTGCTCGGAACTTTTGGGTTAACGCAGTGCGGTCCTGGTCCTCCAGCAATCTACCGCCTGAATCCGCCACCAGTCCCTGGGCATGGAAGGACATGGCTGACGGCACTCGCGCCATCGTCCTCGCCCTAGGCGTCGGCATCGTCCCCGACGACGAAACTTGGTTCGTCCCGGCGCTACAGGCACACCGCGACTACCTTCTGGACGAGAAGAACATCGTCAAGAAGAACCACGCGATGCACCAGTTGACGGGGCTCCTCGTCGTATCTGCCGCTCTACGAGACGACCACGCTGCCACAGTCGCGCGCGACCGCTTGGCCAAGCTCTTCGAGTCGGTTTTCGACACGGAGGGGACAAATGACGAGGGGTCTCTTGGTTATCATCAACTAAACCTGACCTGGTGGACCACAGTTTGGAAACGAGTCAGCGCCGAAGGACTGACTGTCCCGGAGGATGCCCAGGTACGCCTGAGAAGGGCAGCAGAGACACTCGCGCAGCTCGCCCAACCCGATGGGCATCTGCCGCAGATCGGGGATACTAAGCGCGATGTCCCACTTGGCGCCTTTGGACCTCCTACCGAGTGGGTGCGATCGCGGGGCCAACGCGGATCGCGTCCTAGCGCTATAGCCAAAGTCTTCAGAAGAGGGTACATATCCTCGCGAAGTGGTTGGGATTGGCCGCGGGGCGTTGATCACTCGCACATGTTGGTGCGCTTCGGTCCGGATTACCAGTCACACTCCCACCAAGACCGCGGTTCCGTGCACTTGTATACCCAAGGCCGCCCTTGGCTCGTCGACAGCGGATTTCTCAACTACCAGAGTAGCGACCCGTTCCGGCGCTTTACCCTGAGTCGCGACGCACACAACCTCGCGTTTGTCGAAGGCTTGCAGGTGGACCCACGTTCCCACGTAGAACTTCTGCGGTCTCACATAACAGCGCAAGCACATGATTTTCTTCTGTGGGATAAGGGCTACGATGGCTTGAAACTCACGCGTAGAGTAACCTACTTCGTAGACCCCGATTTCTGGGTGGTGTACGACCATGCTGATTCTCAGTCTGCGGTCCACCTCGGCCACCGCTGGTTGGTGGACGTCGGGCTGCGTGTGCGTCTCCACGATCGAGGCTATGTACTGCGAGATCGAAGGGCCTCTGCCTATATGCACTGGTTGGGACGCACTCGGCCGAAGTTGACACTTCACCGGGCGAGCCCCGATTCCCATGAGGGATGGATCGCCACGAAATGGAACCATAAAGAACCCGGCTCGATGATCACTGCAAATGTCACTGCTCGAAGCCCTCGACTGGTGATGCTCTTCGCTGGCACCTATAGCGGACCCCTGAGTATTGTCCATTCGGACGTGACGAGCGATGGTAGGGTTGAGGTAGAGGCTGCGCGAGGATCGAAACGATGGCTGGTTCAGATCAGTGACCCAGACATCGCGGTGACGCAGTTGCATCGCGATGAATAG
- a CDS encoding NADPH-dependent FMN reductase, producing the protein MKIGIVIGSVREGRLGAQVAQWVHEQAQGRETSYELVDLKDFDLPNYTSPKVAAAAGKKYDDERVTRWSQTMDACDAFVFVTPEYNHGVPGSLKNAFDWIFPEWWSKPIAFVAYGSALGLRVIEHWRLIVATANMFDIKAQVTFSTVTDVQDGQLQPTERHAREIGALFESLERSAVAMNPLRG; encoded by the coding sequence ATGAAGATCGGCATCGTCATCGGATCGGTCCGCGAAGGACGCCTCGGGGCCCAGGTCGCCCAGTGGGTCCACGAGCAGGCCCAGGGGAGAGAGACCAGCTACGAGCTGGTCGACCTCAAGGACTTCGACCTGCCGAACTACACCTCTCCGAAGGTGGCCGCGGCGGCGGGCAAAAAGTACGACGACGAGCGGGTCACCCGCTGGAGCCAGACGATGGACGCCTGCGACGCGTTCGTCTTCGTCACCCCGGAGTACAACCACGGCGTGCCGGGCAGCCTGAAGAACGCCTTCGACTGGATCTTCCCCGAGTGGTGGAGCAAGCCCATCGCCTTCGTCGCCTACGGCTCGGCCCTCGGGCTGCGGGTCATCGAGCACTGGCGGCTGATCGTGGCCACCGCCAACATGTTTGACATCAAGGCGCAGGTCACCTTCAGCACCGTCACCGACGTGCAGGACGGGCAGCTGCAGCCGACCGAGCGCCACGCCAGGGAGATCGGCGCGCTGTTCGAGTCCCTGGAGAGGTCGGCCGTCGCGATGAACCCGCTGCGAGGCTGA